The Phycisphaeraceae bacterium genome has a window encoding:
- the tssH gene encoding type VI secretion system ATPase TssH yields MAEISRAALFGKLNKVAYRAIEAATVFCKMRGNPNVELVHWIHQILQLNDCDLVKIVKQFNLEPSRLAKDVTEALDRLPRGSTTISDLSPHVEEAVERGWVYATLMFNEPQVRTGYLMVGILRTRGLRHELLAISREFDKISAETLENRFREVVAGSVEESLTASDGFQAAAGGPGAPGEASGAMAPAQMGKNEALRMFTVDMTEQARSGKIDPVVGRDEEIRQIVDILMRRRQNNPILTGEAGVGKTAVVEGFALRIARGDVPPSLKDVTLRSLDVGLLQAGASMKGEFENRLKQVIEEVQSSPKPIILFIDEAHTLMGAGGSAGTGDAAQLLKPALARGTLRTIAATTWAEYKKHIEKDPAMTRRFQVVQVDEPTEERAILMMRGVASTMEKHHKVQLLDEGIEAAVRLSARYIPARQMPDKCVSLLDTACARVAISQHAVPAEVDDCRKRIEALTTELDIIAREEKIGIDVAERKKSAGQKLADEKERLALLEARWEKERSLVEEVLRARARLRGDAAPVEGTGSKLEQAAARDAAAREAKSLEAGTGAGSDLSQQERADILAHLHQLQRQLAELQGETPLILPSVGAEAVGSVVADWTGIPVGRMMRNEIQTVMNLASILSDRVVGQRHAMEMIAKRIQTSRAGLDNPQKPIGVFMLAGPSGVGKTETALALAEALYGGEQNVITINMSEFQEAHTVSTLKGAPPGYVGYGEGGILTEAVRRKPYSVVLLDEVEKAHPDVHEIFFQVFDKGWMEDGEGRFIDFKNTIILLTTNAGTDLIMNLCKDPDLKPEPDQLAKALREPLLKVFPPALLGRIVTIPYYPLSDEMIAAICKLQLSRIARRVRGTHKVPFDYDPAVITLIGSRCTELESGGRMIDAILTNTVLPTISAEVLNRMIDGRSITRVHISVHDNDFAYAFD; encoded by the coding sequence ATGGCCGAGATCTCACGGGCAGCCCTGTTCGGAAAGCTCAACAAGGTGGCCTACCGGGCCATCGAGGCCGCCACCGTCTTCTGCAAGATGCGGGGCAATCCCAACGTCGAGCTGGTCCACTGGATCCACCAGATCCTCCAGCTCAACGACTGCGACCTCGTCAAGATCGTCAAGCAGTTCAACCTCGAACCCTCGCGCCTGGCCAAGGACGTCACCGAGGCGCTCGATCGCCTGCCGCGCGGCTCCACCACCATCTCCGACCTCTCCCCGCACGTCGAGGAGGCCGTCGAGCGCGGCTGGGTCTACGCCACCCTCATGTTCAACGAGCCCCAGGTGCGCACCGGCTACCTGATGGTCGGCATCCTGCGCACGCGCGGGCTGCGCCACGAACTCCTCGCCATCAGCCGGGAGTTCGACAAGATTTCCGCCGAGACGCTGGAGAATCGCTTCAGGGAAGTCGTCGCCGGCTCCGTCGAGGAGTCCCTCACCGCCTCCGACGGCTTCCAGGCCGCCGCCGGCGGACCGGGCGCGCCGGGCGAGGCCAGCGGCGCCATGGCGCCCGCCCAGATGGGCAAGAACGAGGCCCTGCGCATGTTCACCGTGGACATGACCGAGCAGGCACGCTCCGGCAAGATCGACCCCGTCGTCGGACGCGACGAGGAAATCCGCCAGATCGTGGACATCCTCATGCGCCGACGCCAGAACAACCCCATCCTCACCGGCGAGGCGGGCGTGGGCAAGACCGCCGTGGTCGAGGGCTTCGCCCTGCGCATCGCGCGGGGCGACGTCCCGCCCTCCCTCAAGGATGTCACCCTGCGCTCGCTCGACGTCGGCCTGCTCCAGGCCGGCGCCAGCATGAAGGGCGAGTTCGAGAACCGCCTCAAGCAGGTCATCGAGGAGGTCCAGTCCTCCCCCAAGCCCATCATCCTCTTCATCGACGAGGCCCACACCCTCATGGGCGCGGGCGGCTCGGCGGGCACCGGCGACGCCGCCCAGCTCCTCAAGCCCGCCCTGGCCCGCGGCACCCTGCGCACCATCGCCGCCACCACCTGGGCGGAGTACAAGAAGCACATCGAGAAGGATCCCGCCATGACCCGCCGCTTCCAGGTGGTGCAGGTCGATGAGCCCACCGAGGAGCGCGCCATCCTCATGATGCGCGGCGTCGCCTCCACCATGGAGAAGCACCACAAGGTCCAGCTCCTCGATGAAGGCATCGAGGCCGCCGTCCGCCTCTCCGCACGCTACATCCCCGCCCGGCAGATGCCCGACAAGTGCGTCTCCCTGCTCGACACCGCCTGCGCCCGCGTGGCCATCAGCCAGCACGCCGTCCCCGCCGAGGTGGATGACTGCCGCAAGCGCATCGAGGCCCTCACCACCGAGCTCGACATCATCGCCCGCGAGGAGAAGATCGGCATCGACGTCGCCGAACGCAAGAAGTCCGCCGGGCAGAAGCTGGCGGATGAGAAGGAGCGCCTCGCCCTCCTCGAAGCCCGCTGGGAGAAGGAACGCTCACTCGTCGAGGAAGTCCTGCGCGCCCGCGCCCGCCTGCGAGGCGACGCCGCCCCCGTCGAGGGCACCGGCTCCAAGCTCGAACAGGCCGCCGCCAGGGACGCCGCCGCCAGGGAAGCCAAGTCGCTCGAAGCCGGCACCGGCGCCGGCAGCGACCTCTCCCAACAGGAACGCGCCGACATCCTCGCCCACCTCCACCAACTCCAGCGGCAACTCGCCGAACTCCAGGGCGAAACACCCCTCATCCTCCCCAGCGTCGGGGCCGAGGCCGTCGGCTCCGTCGTCGCCGACTGGACCGGCATCCCCGTCGGACGCATGATGCGCAACGAGATTCAGACCGTCATGAACCTCGCCTCCATCCTCTCCGACCGCGTCGTCGGACAGCGGCACGCCATGGAGATGATCGCCAAGCGCATCCAGACCTCACGCGCCGGGCTCGACAACCCCCAGAAGCCCATCGGCGTCTTCATGCTCGCCGGACCCTCCGGCGTCGGAAAGACCGAAACCGCCCTCGCACTCGCCGAGGCACTCTACGGCGGCGAACAGAACGTCATCACCATCAACATGAGCGAGTTCCAGGAGGCCCACACCGTCTCCACCCTCAAGGGCGCGCCGCCCGGATACGTCGGCTACGGCGAGGGCGGCATCCTCACCGAGGCCGTCCGACGCAAGCCCTACTCCGTCGTCCTTCTCGACGAGGTCGAAAAGGCCCACCCCGACGTCCACGAAATCTTCTTCCAGGTCTTCGACAAAGGATGGATGGAGGACGGCGAGGGACGCTTCATCGACTTCAAGAACACCATCATCCTGCTCACCACCAACGCCGGCACCGACCTCATCATGAACCTCTGCAAGGACCCGGACCTCAAGCCCGAGCCCGACCAGCTCGCCAAGGCCCTCCGCGAACCCCTGCTCAAGGTCTTCCCGCCCGCACTCCTCGGCCGCATCGTCACCATCCCCTACTACCCCCTCAGCGATGAGATGATCGCCGCCATCTGCAAACTCCAGCTCTCACGCATCGCCAGGCGCGTCCGCGGAACGCACAAGGTGCCCTTCGACTACGACCCCGCCGTCATCACCCTCATCGGCAGCCGCTGCACCGAACTCGAAAGCGGCGGACGCATGATCGACGCCATCCTCACCAACACCGTCCTCCCCACCATCAGCGCCGAAGTCCTCAACCGCATGATCGACGGCCGCAGCATCACCCGCGTCCACATCAGCGTCCACGACAACGACTTCGCCTACGCCTTCGATTGA
- the tssF gene encoding type VI secretion system baseplate subunit TssF: MDERLLRLYNRELQHLRESAAEFARDFPKIAGRLGLEGFECADPYVERLLEGAAYMAARVQLKIESEFPRFTQHLLEVVYPHYLCPMPSMAIVQFQADLTEGSLAEGPEIPRGSPLRSILPKGEQTRCIYSTVHPVRLWPIEIIEAAYHTRDLGSLGLENTRHARAALRLRLRATAGQKFNQLPVDRLTLHLRGQGATAMRLYEALFTHVCGVFMHAPARPPKWVAPVPPPCLRQVGFDDDQAMLPYGPRSFHGYRLLQEYFAFSDRFMFVDLTGLNGAFRRTEGDVIDFTILLRSADIELENAVSAANFLLNCAPAVNLFEKRLDRIHITDRTSEFHVVPDRTAPLDYEVYRIHDVVGYGASGVTDEQRFEPFYTARDSAATADARYYAVTRVPRVLSEREKLGRRRTSRYAGSETYLSLVDVNAAPWRGDLKQLAVTALCTNRDLPIHMPIGQGPTDFTLETGAPVAAIRCVGTPTPPAPSLAEGDFAWRLVNHLRPNYLTLLDTQKGDAAAALRDLLGLYADATRPEIRKQIEGVKQVQSRPVIRRIHGAGPVSFARGLEVAVTLDEAAFEGTGIFLLGAVLERFFAKYATLNVFTTTTIRSAQRGEVKQWPARTGLLNIL; the protein is encoded by the coding sequence ATGGATGAGCGACTGCTGCGGCTGTACAACCGGGAGTTGCAGCATCTCCGTGAGTCGGCGGCGGAGTTCGCACGCGATTTTCCCAAGATCGCGGGACGACTGGGACTCGAGGGCTTCGAATGCGCCGATCCATACGTGGAGCGCCTGCTGGAGGGCGCCGCGTACATGGCGGCCCGCGTGCAGCTCAAGATCGAGTCGGAGTTCCCGCGGTTCACGCAGCACCTGCTGGAGGTGGTCTACCCGCACTACCTCTGTCCGATGCCATCCATGGCCATCGTGCAGTTCCAGGCGGATCTGACCGAGGGCAGTCTGGCCGAGGGACCGGAGATTCCACGCGGCAGCCCCCTGCGCAGCATTCTTCCCAAGGGTGAACAGACCCGCTGCATCTACTCCACCGTGCATCCCGTGCGGCTGTGGCCGATCGAAATCATCGAGGCGGCGTACCACACGCGGGATCTGGGTTCGCTCGGACTGGAGAACACCCGCCATGCCCGCGCCGCCCTTCGCCTGCGGCTGCGGGCCACCGCCGGGCAGAAGTTCAACCAGTTGCCCGTCGATCGACTCACTCTGCACCTGCGGGGACAGGGTGCGACGGCCATGCGGCTGTACGAGGCGCTCTTCACCCACGTGTGCGGCGTCTTCATGCACGCGCCCGCCCGTCCGCCCAAGTGGGTCGCGCCGGTGCCGCCGCCCTGCCTGAGGCAAGTGGGTTTTGACGACGATCAGGCCATGCTGCCCTACGGTCCGCGGTCGTTCCACGGCTATCGCCTTCTTCAGGAGTACTTCGCGTTCTCCGACCGCTTCATGTTCGTCGATCTCACCGGTCTCAACGGCGCGTTCCGACGCACCGAGGGCGACGTCATCGACTTCACGATCCTGCTGCGCTCGGCGGACATCGAGCTGGAGAACGCCGTGTCCGCGGCGAACTTCCTGCTCAACTGCGCGCCCGCGGTCAACCTGTTCGAGAAGCGGCTTGACCGAATCCACATCACCGATCGGACCTCTGAGTTTCACGTGGTGCCGGACCGGACGGCCCCGCTCGACTACGAGGTCTACAGGATTCACGACGTGGTGGGCTACGGCGCTTCGGGTGTGACGGACGAGCAGCGGTTCGAGCCCTTCTACACGGCCCGCGACAGCGCCGCCACGGCGGACGCCCGGTACTACGCGGTGACGCGCGTGCCGCGGGTGCTCAGCGAGCGCGAGAAGCTCGGGCGACGCCGCACCTCGCGGTACGCGGGCAGCGAGACGTATCTGTCGCTGGTGGATGTCAACGCCGCCCCCTGGCGGGGCGATCTGAAGCAGCTGGCGGTCACCGCCCTGTGCACCAATCGCGATCTGCCCATCCACATGCCCATCGGGCAGGGGCCGACGGACTTCACGCTGGAGACGGGCGCACCCGTGGCGGCCATCCGGTGCGTGGGCACGCCCACGCCGCCCGCGCCGTCGCTGGCCGAGGGCGACTTCGCCTGGCGCCTCGTGAACCACCTGCGCCCAAACTACCTGACCCTGCTGGACACGCAGAAGGGCGACGCCGCCGCGGCGCTGCGCGACCTGCTCGGGCTGTATGCCGACGCGACGAGGCCGGAGATCCGCAAGCAGATCGAAGGCGTCAAGCAGGTGCAGAGCCGCCCGGTGATCCGGCGGATTCACGGCGCCGGTCCCGTCTCCTTTGCCCGCGGCCTGGAAGTCGCCGTGACGCTCGACGAGGCGGCCTTCGAAGGCACCGGCATTTTCCTGCTGGGCGCGGTGCTGGAGCGTTTCTTCGCCAAGTACGCCACGCTCAACGTGTTCACCACCACCACCATCCGCAGCGCGCAACGAGGGGAGGTCAAGCAGTGGCCGGCGAGAACCGGGCTTCTGAACATCCTCTGA
- a CDS encoding type VI secretion system tube protein Hcp produces MILLKLPKIIGDCNVPGYEKYITCSSCSWNIERELAESGKVGTKDINVGVAALPPISLAKSMDTASVDLMQNAIAGGALGTAELKFVSTAGVSGKVAVYLEFKLDNAIVASWSIDASDDDRPNESVTLWYHKIWMKYYTTTDGETYTAFGAKGWDRVKNQEWNSGS; encoded by the coding sequence ATGATTCTGCTGAAGCTGCCGAAGATCATCGGCGACTGCAACGTGCCCGGCTACGAGAAGTACATCACCTGCTCCAGCTGCTCGTGGAACATCGAGCGCGAACTGGCGGAAAGCGGCAAGGTCGGAACCAAGGACATCAACGTCGGCGTGGCGGCGCTGCCGCCGATCAGTCTGGCCAAGTCCATGGACACCGCGTCCGTGGACCTGATGCAGAACGCCATCGCCGGCGGCGCGCTGGGAACCGCGGAGCTCAAGTTCGTCTCCACCGCGGGCGTGAGCGGCAAGGTGGCGGTCTACCTCGAGTTCAAGCTGGACAACGCCATCGTTGCGTCGTGGTCGATCGACGCCTCCGACGATGACCGCCCCAATGAATCCGTCACCCTGTGGTACCACAAGATCTGGATGAAGTACTACACCACCACCGACGGCGAAACGTACACCGCCTTCGGCGCCAAGGGCTGGGACCGCGTCAAGAACCAGGAATGGAACAGCGGCTCCTGA
- the tssA gene encoding type VI secretion system protein TssA, which yields MNLVGVCMAIDIDSLLQVISPDHPCGEDLSYDPAFLDLERSFQGKPAQQMGDAVVEGEEPDWREVSRMGQEALGRSHDLRIGVMLTVAWLQTNGYRGLADGLTLLRRMMADHWDHLHPQLDPEDNNDPLMRMNILGGISSPPGGFGDPVRLRMRVAAAPLCRSRQFGVVTLRDIQKAAMADSGASEGDSSGSAEAAGMSGTTIAAAFQDADLDELVATFEAVNAAAEALDGMIADLIDRIGGSSLPDLDGLKGDLRLARKELQQRLALRGHGAEAAGSAEGDAPAGDGGDGRSPAARLSGEIGSPQDVRLALGKISRYYEANEPSSPVPLFVEVALALVQKSYLEICEAIPPDTLESVKRVRSTLSGG from the coding sequence ATGAACCTTGTGGGTGTGTGCATGGCCATCGACATCGACTCGCTGCTTCAGGTGATCTCGCCGGACCATCCCTGTGGAGAGGATCTCTCCTATGACCCGGCGTTTCTCGATCTGGAGCGGTCGTTTCAGGGCAAACCAGCGCAGCAGATGGGGGACGCCGTCGTCGAAGGCGAGGAGCCGGACTGGCGGGAAGTCAGCCGCATGGGGCAGGAAGCCCTGGGTCGCAGCCACGACCTGCGAATCGGCGTCATGCTCACCGTGGCGTGGCTTCAGACGAACGGCTACCGGGGTCTGGCTGACGGGCTGACGCTGCTCCGCCGCATGATGGCCGACCATTGGGACCATCTCCACCCCCAGTTGGATCCCGAAGACAACAACGACCCGCTGATGCGGATGAACATCCTGGGCGGCATCTCCAGCCCTCCGGGTGGGTTTGGAGACCCAGTTCGGCTGCGCATGCGTGTGGCTGCCGCCCCATTGTGCCGGTCACGGCAGTTCGGGGTCGTGACGCTCCGGGACATTCAGAAGGCCGCCATGGCCGATTCGGGGGCCTCGGAAGGGGATTCCTCCGGTTCTGCCGAGGCCGCCGGGATGTCCGGCACGACGATTGCGGCTGCCTTCCAGGATGCCGATCTGGACGAGCTGGTGGCCACATTCGAGGCGGTGAACGCGGCGGCCGAAGCCCTGGATGGGATGATCGCCGACCTGATTGACCGGATCGGGGGGAGCTCCCTGCCCGATCTGGACGGTCTGAAAGGAGATCTCCGCCTGGCCCGGAAGGAGCTTCAGCAGCGGTTGGCGCTTCGGGGCCACGGTGCTGAAGCAGCCGGAAGCGCCGAGGGCGACGCCCCCGCCGGAGATGGTGGCGACGGTCGGTCACCAGCCGCCCGATTGTCCGGCGAGATCGGTTCTCCCCAGGACGTACGTCTGGCGTTGGGAAAGATCAGTCGTTACTATGAGGCGAACGAACCATCGAGCCCGGTTCCTCTCTTTGTTGAGGTGGCGCTGGCGCTCGTCCAGAAGTCCTACCTGGAGATCTGCGAAGCGATTCCACCGGACACTCTGGAGTCTGTCAAACGCGTTCGCTCCACGCTGAGCGGCGGCTGA
- the tssE gene encoding type VI secretion system baseplate subunit TssE has translation MPELIPKELLQPSLLDRLTDDEPDKQVESRDKRVLSMRRLREVVLRDLEWLLNTSNWDGQGVLDDYPQVQSSVLNFGLRDMTGGTASGLDVADVEKRVREAILRFEPRILPPSLRVKAIISEDHGAPNVLSLEITGDLWAEPVPENLYLQTRVDLESGSILLDESIGRGSR, from the coding sequence ATGCCTGAACTCATTCCCAAGGAGCTGCTCCAGCCGTCGCTGCTCGACCGGCTCACGGATGACGAGCCGGACAAGCAGGTCGAGTCGCGCGACAAGCGCGTGCTGTCGATGAGGCGCCTGCGGGAGGTCGTGCTGCGAGACCTGGAGTGGCTGCTGAACACCAGCAACTGGGATGGTCAGGGCGTGCTTGACGACTATCCCCAGGTGCAGTCGTCCGTGCTGAACTTCGGTCTGCGCGACATGACGGGCGGCACGGCGTCAGGGCTCGATGTAGCGGACGTGGAGAAACGCGTGCGCGAAGCCATTCTGCGGTTCGAGCCGCGGATTCTTCCGCCCTCGCTCCGGGTGAAGGCGATCATCTCCGAGGATCACGGCGCGCCCAACGTGCTGTCGCTGGAGATTACGGGCGACCTGTGGGCCGAACCGGTGCCGGAGAACCTGTACCTGCAGACGCGAGTCGATCTGGAGTCCGGCTCCATTCTGCTGGATGAGTCCATCGGTCGGGGGTCACGCTGA
- the tssG gene encoding type VI secretion system baseplate subunit TssG produces MAGENRASEHPLTERLARAPWEYDYFQAVRRLECEHPHLPRVGWSQRLADDPVRFAQEASAAFAPSTLARFGPRGSSPVPVMTVRFFGFLGPNGPLPIHLTDYVRNRELNAHDPTLTRFLDVFHHRMLSLFYRAWSSGEITVSRDRANEDRFAVYVGSLFGHAFSTLHQRDSLPDEAKLHYAGRLAAQSRNAEGLTAILSDFFQVPVRIVEFVGQWIDLPREYQCRLGESRATGALGRTSIVGSRVWDCQQKFRLVFGPLRLKDYLRFLPGTIGFTRLRDWIRNYLGRMLQWEVQLILRRDEVPSVQLGRDGRLGWTTWLHAQPLNRDPDDLVLQSGDL; encoded by the coding sequence GTGGCCGGCGAGAACCGGGCTTCTGAACATCCTCTGACCGAGCGGCTGGCCCGGGCGCCGTGGGAGTACGACTACTTCCAGGCCGTCCGACGGCTGGAGTGCGAGCACCCGCACCTGCCGCGCGTGGGATGGTCGCAGCGGCTGGCCGACGACCCCGTGCGCTTCGCCCAGGAGGCGTCGGCGGCGTTCGCCCCCTCCACGCTGGCCCGCTTCGGGCCGCGCGGCTCCTCGCCCGTGCCGGTCATGACCGTCCGGTTCTTCGGGTTTCTCGGCCCCAACGGCCCGCTGCCCATCCACCTGACCGACTACGTCCGCAACCGCGAACTCAACGCGCATGATCCGACGCTGACCCGCTTTCTCGACGTCTTCCACCACCGGATGCTCTCGCTCTTCTACCGGGCGTGGTCTTCCGGCGAGATCACAGTCAGCCGCGATCGCGCCAATGAGGACCGCTTCGCGGTGTACGTCGGTTCGCTGTTCGGCCACGCCTTCTCCACGCTCCACCAGCGCGACTCGCTGCCGGACGAAGCGAAGCTGCACTACGCCGGGCGGCTGGCCGCCCAGTCCCGCAACGCCGAAGGCCTCACCGCGATCCTGTCCGACTTCTTTCAGGTTCCCGTGCGCATCGTCGAATTCGTCGGTCAGTGGATCGACCTGCCCCGCGAGTACCAGTGCCGTCTGGGTGAATCCCGCGCCACCGGCGCGCTCGGACGCACCTCCATCGTGGGCTCCAGGGTGTGGGACTGTCAGCAGAAGTTCCGGCTGGTCTTCGGGCCTCTGCGTCTGAAGGATTACCTGCGATTCCTGCCGGGCACGATCGGGTTCACCCGTCTGCGCGACTGGATCCGCAACTATCTCGGACGGATGCTGCAGTGGGAAGTCCAGCTCATCCTGCGACGCGACGAGGTGCCCAGCGTCCAGCTCGGGCGCGACGGTCGCCTCGGATGGACCACCTGGCTGCACGCCCAGCCGCTCAACCGCGACCCGGACGACCTCGTGCTACAGTCCGGCGATCTGTGA
- a CDS encoding virulence protein SciE type, protein MATSAEQLLAEARVDPALEELQRTIRANPSVARHRIFLFQLQAIRGEWEKALTQLNVAAELDPIALGMAQMYREALRNEALRAEVFAGKRSPLVLGEPPEWIGLLIEAVRLLAHGQDQAAADLRSRAFDAAPASPGTLDGQPFEWIADADPRLGPVLEVIVNGRYFWVPFTNIREIRIEPPADLRDFVWAPAYFTWVNGGEAVGVIPTRYPASESNPDDLIRLARKTEWIDRGHDLFVGQGQRLLATDAGEHALLDIRTITLHQTTHA, encoded by the coding sequence ATGGCCACTTCCGCCGAACAACTGCTCGCCGAAGCACGCGTCGATCCAGCGCTGGAGGAACTGCAGCGAACGATCCGCGCCAATCCATCGGTCGCCAGGCATCGCATCTTCCTCTTCCAGCTTCAGGCCATTCGCGGTGAGTGGGAAAAGGCCCTCACGCAGCTGAACGTGGCGGCGGAACTCGACCCCATCGCGCTCGGAATGGCGCAGATGTACCGCGAGGCCCTGCGAAACGAGGCCCTGCGGGCCGAAGTCTTCGCGGGAAAGCGTTCGCCGCTCGTGCTGGGCGAGCCCCCCGAGTGGATCGGGCTGCTCATCGAGGCCGTCCGCCTGCTGGCCCACGGTCAGGATCAGGCCGCCGCTGACCTGCGCAGCCGGGCGTTCGACGCGGCCCCTGCTTCGCCGGGCACGCTGGATGGTCAGCCCTTCGAGTGGATCGCTGACGCCGACCCACGGCTCGGCCCGGTGCTGGAAGTCATCGTCAATGGACGGTACTTCTGGGTTCCCTTCACCAACATCCGCGAGATCAGGATCGAGCCACCCGCCGATCTGCGTGACTTCGTGTGGGCACCGGCCTACTTCACGTGGGTCAACGGCGGCGAAGCCGTCGGCGTCATCCCCACCCGATACCCCGCCAGCGAATCAAACCCCGACGACCTGATCCGCCTGGCCAGAAAGACTGAGTGGATCGATCGTGGTCATGATCTCTTCGTCGGTCAGGGGCAGCGACTGCTGGCCACCGACGCCGGGGAGCACGCGCTGCTGGACATCCGGACGATCACGCTCCATCAGACGACCCATGCCTGA
- the tssB gene encoding type VI secretion system contractile sheath small subunit — MAKQSSQKFIARNRAPRVQIEYDVELYGAEKKVQLPFVMGVMADLSGKPADPLAPVEDRKVLTIDVDNFDERLKSMKPRAAFRVPNTLTGEGEMSVDITFESMDDFSPAAVARKIEPLRKLLEARSQLANLLTFMDGKAGAEELLSRVLKDPALLQSLASAPKPEGDGNAQG; from the coding sequence ATGGCCAAGCAAAGCTCGCAGAAATTCATTGCGCGCAACCGCGCCCCGCGCGTCCAGATCGAATACGACGTGGAGCTGTACGGCGCCGAGAAGAAGGTCCAGTTGCCCTTCGTCATGGGCGTCATGGCGGATCTGTCGGGCAAGCCGGCGGATCCGCTTGCCCCGGTCGAGGACCGCAAGGTGCTCACCATCGACGTGGACAACTTCGACGAGCGGCTGAAGTCGATGAAGCCCCGCGCCGCGTTCCGCGTGCCCAACACGCTCACGGGCGAGGGCGAGATGAGCGTGGACATCACCTTCGAAAGCATGGACGACTTCTCTCCGGCGGCGGTGGCGCGCAAGATCGAGCCGCTCCGCAAGCTGCTGGAAGCCCGGTCCCAGCTCGCCAACCTGCTCACGTTCATGGACGGCAAGGCCGGCGCGGAGGAGCTGCTGTCCCGCGTGCTGAAAGATCCCGCCCTGCTGCAGTCGCTCGCCTCGGCGCCGAAGCCCGAGGGTGATGGAAACGCCCAGGGCTGA
- the tssC gene encoding type VI secretion system contractile sheath large subunit — MAEANQATQAQAGATTTLEPSEFAALLQKEFKPKSDRAKEAVQSAVQTLAEQALAGTNLVSEDAVKTIEAIIAEIDRKLTQQINQILHHPDFQQLEGAWRGLHYLVNNTETDEMLKIRVLNISKKELGKTLKKFKGTAWDQSPLFKKFYEEEYGQFGGEPYGCLVGDYHFDHTPPDVELLGEMAKVAAACHAPFIAGASPSLLNMDSWQELANPRDLTKIFQTPEYAPWRSLRESEDSRYIGLAMPRFLSRIPYGSKTNPVEEFAFEEDVEGADHSKYTWANSAYAMATNITRSFKLYGWCSRIRGVESGGAVEGLPCHTFPTDDGGVDMKCPTEIAISDRREAELAKNGLMPLLHRKNSDVAAFIGAQSLQKPAEYDDPDATANANLAARLPYLFATCRFAHYLKCIVRDKIGSFAEREDMEKWLNTWINNYVEHNPAMANEGDKARKPLAGAEVVVEEVEGNPGYYTSKFFLRPHYQLEGLTVSLRLVSKLPSAKGGG; from the coding sequence ATGGCTGAAGCGAATCAGGCGACACAGGCCCAGGCAGGCGCCACCACGACGCTGGAACCCAGCGAGTTCGCAGCCCTGCTGCAGAAAGAATTCAAGCCCAAGTCCGATCGCGCCAAGGAGGCGGTCCAGTCCGCCGTGCAGACCCTGGCGGAGCAGGCGCTCGCCGGCACCAACCTGGTGTCCGAGGACGCCGTCAAGACGATCGAGGCGATCATCGCCGAGATCGACCGCAAACTCACGCAGCAGATCAACCAGATCCTGCACCACCCGGACTTCCAGCAGCTGGAAGGCGCGTGGCGCGGGCTGCATTATCTCGTCAACAACACTGAAACCGACGAGATGCTCAAGATCCGCGTGCTCAACATCTCCAAGAAGGAGCTGGGCAAGACCCTCAAGAAATTCAAGGGCACCGCGTGGGATCAGAGCCCCCTCTTCAAGAAGTTCTATGAGGAGGAGTACGGACAGTTCGGCGGCGAGCCGTACGGGTGCCTCGTGGGCGACTATCACTTCGATCACACGCCCCCGGATGTCGAACTGCTTGGAGAGATGGCCAAGGTGGCGGCGGCATGCCACGCCCCGTTCATCGCCGGCGCCAGCCCGTCGCTGCTGAACATGGACTCGTGGCAGGAGCTCGCCAACCCGCGCGACCTGACCAAGATCTTCCAGACGCCGGAATACGCCCCGTGGCGGTCGCTGCGCGAGAGCGAGGACAGCCGCTACATCGGACTGGCCATGCCGCGGTTCCTGTCGCGCATCCCATACGGCTCCAAGACCAACCCGGTTGAGGAGTTCGCCTTCGAGGAGGACGTGGAAGGCGCCGATCACAGCAAGTACACCTGGGCCAACAGCGCCTACGCCATGGCCACCAACATCACCCGGTCGTTCAAGCTCTACGGCTGGTGCTCGCGCATCCGCGGCGTGGAATCGGGCGGCGCGGTGGAAGGGCTCCCCTGCCACACCTTCCCCACGGACGACGGCGGCGTGGACATGAAGTGTCCCACTGAAATCGCCATCAGCGATCGACGCGAGGCGGAACTCGCCAAGAACGGGCTGATGCCGCTGCTGCACCGCAAGAACTCGGATGTGGCGGCGTTCATCGGCGCCCAGTCGCTTCAGAAGCCGGCGGAATACGACGACCCGGACGCCACCGCCAACGCCAACCTGGCGGCCCGTCTGCCGTACCTCTTCGCCACCTGCCGCTTCGCGCATTACCTCAAGTGCATCGTCCGCGACAAGATCGGCTCGTTCGCCGAGCGCGAGGACATGGAGAAGTGGCTCAACACGTGGATCAACAACTACGTGGAGCACAACCCGGCCATGGCCAACGAGGGCGACAAGGCCCGCAAGCCGCTGGCCGGGGCCGAGGTGGTGGTCGAGGAGGTCGAGGGCAACCCCGGCTACTACACCTCCAAGTTCTTCCTCAGGCCGCACTACCAGCTCGAAGGCCTGACTGTCTCCCTCCGGCTGGTGTCGAAGCTGCCGTCGGCCAAGGGCGGCGGATGA